In the genome of Kitasatospora cathayae, one region contains:
- a CDS encoding class I SAM-dependent methyltransferase, whose amino-acid sequence MDVNDLGRRVAADVAGGGGLDGLQRLSGVIEALEERRTDLVEELRRGREATWEEIGRACGMTRQGATRRWSGRLRARSFGLAAASYQHGRPGYPQALLGSAVPREARRVLDLGAGTGQLTGLLVDAGLDVVAVEPDQGMRDRLAAAVPRAAVRAGSAEHIPLPDASVDAVVVAQAWHWFDQAAAVPEIARVLAPGGTLALVWNVRDETEPWAAALGALMHRCDRQQIDTAPVLPAPFGAPERLEIRWEHPTTPAGIIDMVASRSYVIALPETDRARLLADVEHLLATHPGLAGREEIAMPYLTRCTRVRLG is encoded by the coding sequence ATGGACGTGAACGATCTCGGTCGTCGAGTGGCGGCGGACGTGGCCGGTGGTGGCGGCCTGGACGGCCTGCAGCGGCTCTCGGGGGTGATCGAGGCCCTGGAGGAACGGCGCACCGACCTGGTGGAGGAACTGCGGCGCGGCCGGGAGGCGACCTGGGAGGAGATCGGCCGGGCCTGCGGGATGACCAGGCAGGGCGCGACCAGGCGCTGGTCCGGCCGGCTGCGGGCCCGCTCCTTCGGCCTCGCGGCCGCCTCCTACCAGCACGGCCGGCCCGGCTACCCGCAGGCGCTGCTCGGCTCGGCGGTGCCCCGCGAGGCCCGCCGGGTGCTCGATCTGGGCGCCGGGACGGGCCAGTTGACCGGACTGCTGGTCGACGCCGGACTGGACGTGGTCGCGGTGGAACCCGACCAGGGCATGCGCGACCGGCTCGCCGCCGCCGTGCCCAGGGCGGCGGTGCGGGCCGGCTCCGCCGAGCACATCCCGCTGCCCGACGCCAGCGTGGACGCGGTGGTGGTGGCCCAGGCCTGGCACTGGTTCGACCAGGCGGCGGCCGTACCGGAGATCGCCCGGGTGCTCGCCCCCGGCGGGACCCTCGCCCTGGTCTGGAACGTCCGGGACGAGACCGAGCCCTGGGCCGCCGCCCTCGGCGCACTGATGCACCGCTGCGACCGTCAGCAGATCGACACCGCACCCGTCCTGCCCGCCCCGTTCGGTGCGCCCGAGCGGCTGGAGATCCGCTGGGAACACCCCACCACCCCGGCCGGGATCATCGACATGGTGGCCTCCCGCAGCTACGTCATCGCCCTGCCCGAGACCGACCGCGCCCGCCTGCTGGCCGACGTCGAGCACCTGCTCGCCACCCACCCCGGCCTGGCCGGCCGGGAGGAGATCGCCATGCCCTACCTGACCAGGTGCACCCGTGTCCGCCTCGGCTG
- a CDS encoding ATP-binding protein: MLRAGSSPAGRRLAPLLGWILPTAVTAAAVAVAAVVVSAGARAQVLWCGATATVLVAVVAAESARRGRALAELRDEHARRTDELQRRLAAQEDEIGRMAAGELRRLVGGARYGSSIDVLLQPFQRPNPLLSRKFRHALELVVRGIAQAVDDEVSRRDSAERAFVNLARRVQAIIHRQAKDLREMEDRHGNDPAVFDDLLRLDHGNALVGRLADSIAVLSGARPGRQWTRPIALYSVLRGGMSRILEYQRVDLHPVTQISVIGPAVEPLIHAVAELLDNATRYSPPHTHVHLSASEVQSGIAIEVEDGGLGLTDEARARAERSMREAMVSKDFDDLTESPRLGFAILGRLCQAYGFQVSLRRSAYGGVRAVLVVPQELLTTAPPTGRAHGIGAFSGPRPLPANPPRHAAPARPWGARTASAGAGSSGGLGASTGLGKSAGVGPSYGSTNPWGESGPGAGDDEVIVTERTANGLPQRRRSRPTGRAVFSAPARGTAQPNGPTAGPAAGPAAPSARPKKQPGLWLEAFMEGYKGTGSAGTGETGAAGTSSTAPNSAGQTSEETAGKGEQ; the protein is encoded by the coding sequence ATGCTTCGAGCTGGATCGTCACCCGCCGGACGGCGCCTCGCGCCCCTGCTCGGCTGGATACTGCCCACGGCCGTGACGGCGGCGGCGGTGGCGGTCGCCGCGGTGGTGGTGTCGGCCGGAGCCCGGGCCCAGGTGCTGTGGTGCGGGGCGACGGCCACCGTGCTGGTCGCCGTGGTCGCCGCCGAGTCCGCCCGCCGCGGCCGCGCCCTGGCCGAGCTGCGCGACGAACACGCCCGGCGGACCGACGAGTTGCAGCGCAGGCTGGCCGCCCAGGAGGACGAGATCGGGCGGATGGCCGCCGGCGAGCTGCGCCGACTGGTCGGCGGCGCCCGCTACGGCTCGTCCATCGACGTGCTGCTCCAGCCCTTCCAGCGCCCGAACCCGCTGCTGTCACGGAAGTTCCGCCACGCGCTGGAGCTGGTGGTGCGCGGCATCGCCCAGGCCGTCGACGACGAGGTCAGCCGGCGCGACTCCGCCGAGCGCGCCTTCGTCAACCTGGCCCGCCGGGTCCAGGCGATCATCCACCGCCAGGCCAAGGACCTGCGGGAGATGGAGGACCGGCACGGCAACGACCCGGCGGTCTTCGACGACCTGCTGCGCCTCGACCACGGCAACGCCCTGGTCGGCCGCCTCGCCGACTCCATCGCCGTCCTCTCCGGCGCCCGGCCCGGCCGCCAGTGGACCCGCCCGATCGCCCTCTACAGCGTGCTGCGCGGCGGAATGTCCCGGATCCTCGAGTACCAGCGGGTCGACCTCCACCCGGTGACCCAGATCTCGGTCATCGGACCGGCCGTCGAACCCCTGATCCACGCCGTGGCCGAGCTGCTCGACAACGCCACCCGCTACTCCCCGCCGCACACCCACGTCCACCTGAGCGCCTCCGAGGTGCAGAGCGGGATCGCGATCGAGGTCGAGGACGGCGGCCTCGGGCTCACCGACGAGGCGCGCGCCCGGGCCGAGCGCTCGATGCGCGAGGCCATGGTCTCCAAGGACTTCGACGACCTCACCGAGTCCCCCCGGCTGGGCTTCGCCATCCTCGGCCGGCTCTGCCAGGCGTACGGCTTCCAGGTGTCGCTGCGCCGCTCCGCGTACGGCGGTGTGCGGGCGGTCCTGGTGGTGCCCCAGGAGCTGCTCACCACCGCTCCCCCGACCGGGCGGGCGCACGGCATCGGCGCCTTCTCCGGCCCGCGGCCGCTCCCGGCGAACCCGCCCCGGCACGCGGCCCCCGCCCGGCCCTGGGGCGCCCGGACCGCCTCGGCCGGCGCCGGGTCGTCCGGCGGGCTCGGAGCGTCCACCGGGCTGGGGAAGTCCGCCGGCGTCGGGCCGTCCTACGGCTCGACCAACCCGTGGGGGGAATCCGGCCCCGGCGCCGGGGACGACGAGGTGATCGTCACCGAGCGCACCGCCAACGGCCTGCCGCAGCGCCGCCGCAGCCGGCCGACCGGCCGGGCCGTCTTCTCCGCGCCCGCCCGCGGCACCGCCCAGCCCAACGGCCCGACCGCCGGACCCGCGGCGGGACCGGCCGCCCCGTCGGCCCGGCCCAAGAAGCAGCCCGGCCTGTGGCTGGAGGCGTTCATGGAGGGCTACAAGGGCACCGGCAGCGCCGGCACGGGCGAGACGGGCGCCGCAGGAACCAGCAGCACCGCACCGAACAGCGCCGGACAGACCAGTGAAGAGACGGCAGGGAAAGGCGAGCAGTGA
- a CDS encoding roadblock/LC7 domain-containing protein yields MDWILNDLAHSVPYVRHVIVLSADGLRIAQYGADPDTADRLAAACAGLQSLAAAVGHEFPHGNGAMKLVVIEVDGGYFYLMSAGDRAYLAVLADEGVDAGLVSHQMRDLVDRIGEHLSAPPRNPEVVA; encoded by the coding sequence ATGGACTGGATCCTCAACGACCTCGCACACAGCGTCCCGTACGTGCGCCACGTCATCGTGCTCTCCGCCGACGGCCTGCGGATCGCCCAGTACGGCGCCGACCCGGACACCGCCGACCGGCTGGCCGCCGCCTGCGCCGGACTGCAGAGCCTGGCCGCCGCCGTCGGGCACGAGTTCCCGCACGGCAACGGCGCGATGAAGCTGGTCGTCATCGAGGTGGACGGCGGCTACTTCTACCTGATGTCGGCCGGTGACCGCGCCTACCTCGCGGTGCTCGCCGACGAGGGCGTGGACGCCGGGCTGGTCAGCCACCAGATGCGCGACCTGGTGGACCGGATCGGCGAGCACCTGTCCGCCCCGCCGCGCAACCCCGAGGTGGTCGCATGA
- a CDS encoding DUF742 domain-containing protein, translating into MTAEQGGWDGPEPDRLYVITRGRSGPSGPGVFDLVTLIVSLAEPTPAMQPEHAAILRLCRSPLSVAEVSAYLELPTSVVTVLLADLLDDGRIEARAAVPAAELPDRALLEAVIHGLQRL; encoded by the coding sequence ATGACCGCCGAGCAGGGCGGCTGGGACGGACCCGAGCCCGATCGCCTGTACGTGATCACCCGCGGCCGCAGCGGCCCCTCCGGGCCGGGCGTCTTCGACCTGGTCACCCTGATCGTCTCCCTCGCGGAACCGACCCCCGCCATGCAGCCCGAGCACGCGGCGATCCTGCGGCTGTGCCGCTCGCCGCTCTCGGTGGCGGAGGTCTCCGCCTACCTCGAACTGCCCACGAGCGTGGTCACCGTCCTGCTGGCGGACCTGCTCGACGACGGGCGGATCGAGGCCCGCGCCGCCGTACCGGCGGCGGAACTCCCCGACCGTGCCCTGTTGGAGGCGGTGATCCATGGACTTCAGCGGCTCTGA
- a CDS encoding GTP-binding protein translates to MDFSGSDTVVGPASADLLPDTVTTAVKVVIVGGFGVGKTTLVGAVSEIRPLTTEETMTQAGVGVDDPTGVERKTSTTVAMDFGRISISDRLVLYVFGTPGQERFWFLWNGLFEGALGAVVLVDTRRLEVSFEVIGRLEDRGVPFVVAVNGFPEAPTYPLDELRQALDLPPEVPIVACDARSRESSRDTLMTLMHYLYELAAPPAG, encoded by the coding sequence ATGGACTTCAGCGGCTCTGACACGGTCGTCGGACCGGCGAGCGCGGACCTGCTGCCCGACACCGTCACCACGGCGGTCAAGGTGGTGATCGTCGGCGGCTTCGGCGTCGGCAAGACCACGCTGGTCGGCGCGGTGAGCGAGATCCGCCCGCTGACCACCGAGGAGACCATGACCCAGGCCGGGGTCGGCGTGGACGACCCGACCGGGGTCGAACGCAAGACCTCCACCACGGTGGCCATGGACTTCGGCCGGATCAGCATCAGCGACAGGCTCGTGCTGTACGTCTTCGGCACCCCCGGCCAGGAGCGGTTCTGGTTCCTCTGGAACGGCCTGTTCGAGGGCGCGCTCGGCGCGGTGGTGCTGGTGGACACCCGCCGGCTGGAGGTCAGCTTCGAGGTGATCGGACGGCTCGAGGACCGCGGCGTGCCCTTCGTGGTCGCCGTCAACGGCTTCCCCGAGGCGCCGACCTACCCGCTCGACGAGCTGCGCCAGGCGCTCGACCTGCCGCCCGAGGTGCCGATCGTCGCCTGCGACGCGCGCAGCCGCGAATCCAGCCGGGACACCCTGATGACGCTCATGCACTACCTCTACGAACTGGCCGCGCCGCCCGCCGGCTGA
- a CDS encoding cytochrome P450 has translation MTTPFPDGAAAPVPPPGCPAHRHVVEPIGPGGLRRLYGPEAEADPAGLYEKLRAEYGDVAPVLLHGDHRAWLILGHAANITALRTPSLFSRDSRLWSAFRNNEIPPDSPLLPVVAWQPICVFADGEEHRRLRNALLDGLNGFDRRGIRRHVRRFTTDLVQLFGPTGQAELITQFAEHLPMLVMTKLLGMPDEYGPQLVDAARDLVKGTETAVASNEYVVASLRRTIAIKHESPGDDLTSRLLAHPAELTDDEVMEHLRAVLLAANESTVNLIADSLKMVLTDPRFRAHLSGGQMTLGEALDQVLWDSPPMSLVAGRCATADTELGGQQIKAGDFLLLGLAAGNVDPVVRPDLSTPLYGNRSHLSFGAGPHECPGQDIGRHIAEAGIDILLTLLPDLRLAVPEEELTWTSAWISRHLTALPVEFTAHEIEPDPESVAEAERATRARAKEERAEEERELAARAAEAAAPAPAATVPAQRRSWWDVLTGLFRR, from the coding sequence GTGACCACCCCGTTCCCCGACGGCGCCGCCGCCCCCGTCCCACCGCCCGGCTGCCCCGCCCACCGGCACGTCGTCGAGCCGATCGGCCCCGGCGGCCTGCGCCGGCTGTACGGCCCGGAGGCCGAGGCCGACCCGGCGGGCCTGTACGAGAAGCTGCGCGCCGAGTACGGCGACGTCGCCCCGGTGCTGCTGCACGGCGACCACCGGGCCTGGCTGATCCTCGGCCACGCCGCCAACATCACCGCGCTGCGCACCCCCTCGCTGTTCTCCCGCGACTCGCGGCTGTGGAGCGCCTTCCGCAACAACGAGATCCCGCCCGACTCCCCACTGCTGCCGGTGGTCGCCTGGCAGCCGATCTGCGTGTTCGCCGACGGCGAGGAGCACCGCCGGCTGCGGAACGCCCTGCTGGACGGGCTGAACGGCTTCGACCGGCGCGGCATCCGCCGCCACGTCCGCCGCTTCACCACCGACCTGGTCCAGCTGTTCGGGCCGACCGGCCAGGCCGAGCTGATCACCCAGTTCGCCGAGCACCTGCCGATGCTGGTGATGACCAAGCTGCTCGGCATGCCGGACGAGTACGGGCCGCAACTCGTCGACGCCGCCCGGGACTTGGTGAAGGGCACCGAGACGGCGGTGGCCAGCAACGAGTACGTGGTGGCGAGCCTGCGCCGCACCATCGCGATCAAGCACGAAAGCCCCGGCGACGACCTCACCAGCCGACTGCTCGCCCACCCGGCCGAGCTGACCGACGACGAGGTGATGGAGCACCTGCGGGCGGTGCTGCTGGCCGCCAACGAGAGCACCGTCAACCTGATCGCCGACTCGCTGAAGATGGTGCTCACCGACCCGCGCTTCCGCGCCCACCTCTCCGGCGGCCAGATGACCCTGGGCGAGGCGCTGGACCAGGTGCTCTGGGACTCCCCGCCGATGTCCCTGGTGGCCGGACGCTGCGCGACCGCCGACACCGAGCTCGGCGGACAGCAGATCAAGGCCGGCGACTTCCTGCTGCTCGGCCTCGCGGCGGGCAACGTCGACCCGGTGGTCCGGCCCGATCTGTCCACCCCGCTGTACGGCAACCGCTCGCACCTGTCCTTCGGCGCCGGGCCGCACGAGTGCCCCGGGCAGGACATCGGCCGGCACATCGCCGAGGCCGGGATCGACATCCTGCTCACCCTGCTGCCGGACCTCCGACTCGCCGTCCCCGAGGAGGAGTTGACCTGGACCTCGGCCTGGATCTCGCGCCATCTCACCGCGCTGCCGGTGGAGTTCACCGCGCACGAGATCGAGCCGGACCCGGAGTCGGTCGCGGAGGCGGAGCGGGCGACGCGGGCGCGGGCGAAGGAGGAGCGGGCGGAGGAGGAGCGGGAGCTCGCCGCCCGGGCGGCGGAGGCCGCCGCCCCCGCCCCGGCGGCGACCGTCCCGGCCCAGCGGCGCAGCTGGTGGGACGTGCTGACCGGCCTGTTCCGGCGCTGA